Proteins encoded by one window of Anticarsia gemmatalis isolate Benzon Research Colony breed Stoneville strain chromosome 15, ilAntGemm2 primary, whole genome shotgun sequence:
- the LOC142978998 gene encoding uncharacterized protein LOC142978998 isoform X1, with translation MKTKDGSHLCDYSATAFPPRMTVSQHGRRRCAAGRTAPSVVMSASAPHAHGRTPVRRRGHQHHPRLRGDRVPAPSAPANTSPSKLVALDSQTDDVVPCVNSVSESQEVTRTNSDDALSNRNTIEDYANIDDEIEFDSRIKDVESLDESDDEFSFREERSAGDGAEFTAVASDISDDDPETAELAKLRCTSECTEVLAERENRRRRRCADYPGLAFGSSIFSSDTMMKFSIIKNELQNIKNTALKRAESEVAALNRRIQLLEEDLERSEERLATATAKLSEASQAADESERARKVLENRSLADEERMDALENQLKEARFLAEEADKKYDEVARKLAMVEADLERAEERAESGESKIVELEEELRVVGNNLKSLEVSEEKANQREEEYKNQIKTLTTRLKEAEARAEFAERSVQKLQKEVDRLEDELVAEKEKYKDIGDDLDTAFVELILKE, from the exons ATGAAAACAAAAGACGGCAGCCATTTGTGCGACTACAGCGCCACGGCGTTTCCACCGAGAATGACAGTCAGTCAACATGGCCGACGCCGCTGCGCGGCCGGACGGACCGCGCCGAGCGTAGTAATGTCCGCGTCCGCGCCCCACGCCCACGGGCGCACCCCCGTGCGGCGCAGGGGGCATCAACACCACCCGCGGCTGAGGGGCGACCGCGTTCCCGCCCCCAGTGCGCCCGCAAACACAAGTCCGTCCAAACTAGTGGCCTTAGACAGTCAAACAGACGATGTTGTGCCTTGTGTCAATAGTGTTAGTGAATCTCAAGAAGTGACAAGGACGAATAGTGACGATGCACTTTCGAATCGAAACACAATCGAGGACTATGCGAATATTGATGATGAAATAGAATTCGATAGTAGAATAAAAGATGTGGAATCGCTAGATGAATCCGACGATGAATTTTCTTTCCGCGAAGAGCGGTCGGCGGGAGATGGCGCCGAATTCACGGCCGTCGCTTCAGATATATCAGATGATGATCCTGAGACGGCGGAGCTCGCGAAACTCAGGTGTACTAGCGAGTGTACTGAAGTTCTGGCCGAAAGAGAGAACAGGCGGAGGAGGAGATGTGCAGACTATCCGGGTCTGGCCTTCGGCAGTTCCATATTCTCCTCAGATACTATGATGAAATTTTCCATCATAAAGAATGAATTGCAGAATATCAAGAACACTGCATTAAAAAGG GCCGAATCCGAGGTGGCTGCCCTGAACCGACGCATCCAACTGCTGGAGGAGGACCTCGAGAGGTCCGAGGAGCgtctcgcgaccgccaccgccaAGCTGTCTGAGGCCAGCCAGGCTGCCGATGAGTCCGAACG TGCCCGTAAGGTACTCGAGAACAGGTCGTTGGCCGATGAAGAGCGCATGGACGCCCTGGAGAACCAGCTGAAGGAAGCCAGGTTCCTCGCCGAGGAGGCTGACAAGAAATACGATGAG GTTGCTCGTAAGCTGGCCATGGTTGAGGCTGACTTGGAGCGCGCGGAGGAGCGTGCCGAATCCGGTGAATC CAAAATCGTCGAGCTTGAGGAGGAACTCCGTGTCGTTGGTAACAACCTGAAGTCCCTGGAAGTCTCCGAGGAGAAG GCCAACCAACGCGAAGAGGAGTACAAAAACCAAATCAAAACCCTCACCACCCGCCTAAAGGAG GCTGAGGCGCGTGCCGAATTCGCTGAGCGCTCCGTGCAGAAACTCCAGAAGGAGGTCGACAGGCTTGAAG ACGAACTTGTCGCCGAGAAGGAGAAGTACAAGGACATCGGAGACGACCTCGACACCGCCTTCGTCGAGCTCATCCTCAAGGAATAA
- the LOC142978998 gene encoding uncharacterized protein LOC142978998 isoform X25, whose product MTTNMQQGTILDVLKRKMRQTKEEMEKYKDECEEYHKRLQVEIMRREEAESEVAALNRRIQLLEEDLERSEERLATATAKLSEASQAADESERIRKALENRTNMEDDRVAILEAQLSQAKLIAEESDKKYEEVARKLVLMEQDLERAEERAEQSDCKIVELEEELRVVGNNLKSLEVSEEKAMASREHVEDKIHSLSQKLSQAEARAEFAERSVQKLQKEVDRLEDDLVAEREKSKLLQEEMEATLHDIQNM is encoded by the exons ATGACGACAAACATGCAGCAAGGCACGATCCTGGACgtgttgaaaagaaaaatgcGTCAAACGAAAGAGGAAATGGAGAAATATAAGGACGAGTGCGAGGAGTATCACAAACGATTACAAGTGGAAATAATGCGGAGAGAAGAA GCCGAATCCGAGGTGGCTGCCCTGAACCGACGCATCCAACTGCTGGAGGAGGACCTCGAGAGGTCCGAGGAGCgtctcgcgaccgccaccgccaAGCTGTCTGAGGCCAGCCAGGCTGCCGATGAGTCCGAACG AATACGCAAGGCGCTGGAGAACCGAACCAATATGGAGGACGACCGGGTCGCCATCTTGGAGGCACAGTTGTCGCAGGCCAAGCTCATCGCCGAAGAGTCCGACAAGAAATACGAAGAG GTGGCGCGCAAGCTCGTCTTGATGGAGCAGGACCTCGAGCGGGCCGAGGAGCGCGCCGAGCAGAGCGACTG CAAAATCGTCGAGCTTGAGGAGGAACTCCGTGTCGTTGGTAACAACCTGAAGTCCCTGGAAGTCTCCGAGGAGAAG GCAATGGCGTCTCGCGAGCACGTCGAGGATAAGATCCACAGCCTCTCGCAGAAACTATCGCAA GCTGAGGCGCGTGCCGAATTCGCTGAGCGCTCCGTGCAGAAACTCCAGAAGGAGGTCGACAGGCTTGAAG ACGATCTGGTGGCCGAGCGCGAAAAGAGCAAACTCCTGCAGGAGGAGATGGAGGCCACGCTCCACGACATCCAGAACATGTGA
- the LOC142978998 gene encoding uncharacterized protein LOC142978998 isoform X24, with product MTTNMQQGTILDVLKRKMRQTKEEMEKYKDECEEYHKRLQVEIMRREEAESEVAALNRRIQLLEEDLERSEERLATATAKLSEASQAADESERIRKALENRTNMEDDRVAILEAQLSQAKLIAEESDKKYEEVARKLVLMEQDLERAEERAEQSDCKIVELEEELRVVGNNLKSLEVSEEKATQREETYEGQVKLLDAQLKEAEARAEFAERSVQKLQKEVDRLEDDLVAEREKSKLLQEEMEATLHDIQNM from the exons ATGACGACAAACATGCAGCAAGGCACGATCCTGGACgtgttgaaaagaaaaatgcGTCAAACGAAAGAGGAAATGGAGAAATATAAGGACGAGTGCGAGGAGTATCACAAACGATTACAAGTGGAAATAATGCGGAGAGAAGAA GCCGAATCCGAGGTGGCTGCCCTGAACCGACGCATCCAACTGCTGGAGGAGGACCTCGAGAGGTCCGAGGAGCgtctcgcgaccgccaccgccaAGCTGTCTGAGGCCAGCCAGGCTGCCGATGAGTCCGAACG AATACGCAAGGCGCTGGAGAACCGAACCAATATGGAGGACGACCGGGTCGCCATCTTGGAGGCACAGTTGTCGCAGGCCAAGCTCATCGCCGAAGAGTCCGACAAGAAATACGAAGAG GTGGCGCGCAAGCTCGTCTTGATGGAGCAGGACCTCGAGCGGGCCGAGGAGCGCGCCGAGCAGAGCGACTG CAAAATCGTCGAGCTTGAGGAGGAACTCCGTGTCGTTGGTAACAACCTGAAGTCCCTGGAAGTCTCCGAGGAGAAG GCTACGCAGAGGGAAGAGACTTACGAAGGTCAAGTAAAACTCCTGGACGCTCAACTGAAAGAG GCTGAGGCGCGTGCCGAATTCGCTGAGCGCTCCGTGCAGAAACTCCAGAAGGAGGTCGACAGGCTTGAAG ACGATCTGGTGGCCGAGCGCGAAAAGAGCAAACTCCTGCAGGAGGAGATGGAGGCCACGCTCCACGACATCCAGAACATGTGA
- the LOC142978998 gene encoding uncharacterized protein LOC142978998 isoform X8, producing the protein MKTKDGSHLCDYSATAFPPRMTVSQHGRRRCAAGRTAPSVVMSASAPHAHGRTPVRRRGHQHHPRLRGDRVPAPSAPANTSPSKLVALDSQTDDVVPCVNSVSESQEVTRTNSDDALSNRNTIEDYANIDDEIEFDSRIKDVESLDESDDEFSFREERSAGDGAEFTAVASDISDDDPETAELAKLRCTSECTEVLAERENRRRRRCADYPGLAFGSSIFSSDTMMKFSIIKNELQNIKNTALKRAESEVAALNRRIQLLEEDLERSEERLATATAKLSEASQAADESERARKVLENRSLADEERMDALENQLKEARFLAEEADKKYDEVARKLAMVEADLERAEERAESGESKIVELEEELRVVGNNLKSLEVSEEKANQREEEYKNQIKTLTTRLKEAEARAEFAERSVQKLQKEVDRLEDDLVAEREKSKLLQEEMEATLHDIQNM; encoded by the exons ATGAAAACAAAAGACGGCAGCCATTTGTGCGACTACAGCGCCACGGCGTTTCCACCGAGAATGACAGTCAGTCAACATGGCCGACGCCGCTGCGCGGCCGGACGGACCGCGCCGAGCGTAGTAATGTCCGCGTCCGCGCCCCACGCCCACGGGCGCACCCCCGTGCGGCGCAGGGGGCATCAACACCACCCGCGGCTGAGGGGCGACCGCGTTCCCGCCCCCAGTGCGCCCGCAAACACAAGTCCGTCCAAACTAGTGGCCTTAGACAGTCAAACAGACGATGTTGTGCCTTGTGTCAATAGTGTTAGTGAATCTCAAGAAGTGACAAGGACGAATAGTGACGATGCACTTTCGAATCGAAACACAATCGAGGACTATGCGAATATTGATGATGAAATAGAATTCGATAGTAGAATAAAAGATGTGGAATCGCTAGATGAATCCGACGATGAATTTTCTTTCCGCGAAGAGCGGTCGGCGGGAGATGGCGCCGAATTCACGGCCGTCGCTTCAGATATATCAGATGATGATCCTGAGACGGCGGAGCTCGCGAAACTCAGGTGTACTAGCGAGTGTACTGAAGTTCTGGCCGAAAGAGAGAACAGGCGGAGGAGGAGATGTGCAGACTATCCGGGTCTGGCCTTCGGCAGTTCCATATTCTCCTCAGATACTATGATGAAATTTTCCATCATAAAGAATGAATTGCAGAATATCAAGAACACTGCATTAAAAAGG GCCGAATCCGAGGTGGCTGCCCTGAACCGACGCATCCAACTGCTGGAGGAGGACCTCGAGAGGTCCGAGGAGCgtctcgcgaccgccaccgccaAGCTGTCTGAGGCCAGCCAGGCTGCCGATGAGTCCGAACG TGCCCGTAAGGTACTCGAGAACAGGTCGTTGGCCGATGAAGAGCGCATGGACGCCCTGGAGAACCAGCTGAAGGAAGCCAGGTTCCTCGCCGAGGAGGCTGACAAGAAATACGATGAG GTTGCTCGTAAGCTGGCCATGGTTGAGGCTGACTTGGAGCGCGCGGAGGAGCGTGCCGAATCCGGTGAATC CAAAATCGTCGAGCTTGAGGAGGAACTCCGTGTCGTTGGTAACAACCTGAAGTCCCTGGAAGTCTCCGAGGAGAAG GCCAACCAACGCGAAGAGGAGTACAAAAACCAAATCAAAACCCTCACCACCCGCCTAAAGGAG GCTGAGGCGCGTGCCGAATTCGCTGAGCGCTCCGTGCAGAAACTCCAGAAGGAGGTCGACAGGCTTGAAG ACGATCTGGTGGCCGAGCGCGAAAAGAGCAAACTCCTGCAGGAGGAGATGGAGGCCACGCTCCACGACATCCAGAACATGTGA
- the LOC142978998 gene encoding uncharacterized protein LOC142978998 isoform X10 has protein sequence MKTKDGSHLCDYSATAFPPRMTVSQHGRRRCAAGRTAPSVVMSASAPHAHGRTPVRRRGHQHHPRLRGDRVPAPSAPANTSPSKLVALDSQTDDVVPCVNSVSESQEVTRTNSDDALSNRNTIEDYANIDDEIEFDSRIKDVESLDESDDEFSFREERSAGDGAEFTAVASDISDDDPETAELAKLRCTSECTEVLAERENRRRRRCADYPGLAFGSSIFSSDTMMKFSIIKNELQNIKNTALKRAESEVAALNRRIQLLEEDLERSEERLATATAKLSEASQAADESERARKVLENRSLADEERMDALENQLKEARFLAEEADKKYDEVARKLAMVEADLERAEERAESGESKIVELEEELRVVGNNLKSLEVSEEKATQREETYEGQVKLLDAQLKEAEARAEFAERSVQKLQKEVDRLEDDLVAEREKSKLLQEEMEATLHDIQNM, from the exons ATGAAAACAAAAGACGGCAGCCATTTGTGCGACTACAGCGCCACGGCGTTTCCACCGAGAATGACAGTCAGTCAACATGGCCGACGCCGCTGCGCGGCCGGACGGACCGCGCCGAGCGTAGTAATGTCCGCGTCCGCGCCCCACGCCCACGGGCGCACCCCCGTGCGGCGCAGGGGGCATCAACACCACCCGCGGCTGAGGGGCGACCGCGTTCCCGCCCCCAGTGCGCCCGCAAACACAAGTCCGTCCAAACTAGTGGCCTTAGACAGTCAAACAGACGATGTTGTGCCTTGTGTCAATAGTGTTAGTGAATCTCAAGAAGTGACAAGGACGAATAGTGACGATGCACTTTCGAATCGAAACACAATCGAGGACTATGCGAATATTGATGATGAAATAGAATTCGATAGTAGAATAAAAGATGTGGAATCGCTAGATGAATCCGACGATGAATTTTCTTTCCGCGAAGAGCGGTCGGCGGGAGATGGCGCCGAATTCACGGCCGTCGCTTCAGATATATCAGATGATGATCCTGAGACGGCGGAGCTCGCGAAACTCAGGTGTACTAGCGAGTGTACTGAAGTTCTGGCCGAAAGAGAGAACAGGCGGAGGAGGAGATGTGCAGACTATCCGGGTCTGGCCTTCGGCAGTTCCATATTCTCCTCAGATACTATGATGAAATTTTCCATCATAAAGAATGAATTGCAGAATATCAAGAACACTGCATTAAAAAGG GCCGAATCCGAGGTGGCTGCCCTGAACCGACGCATCCAACTGCTGGAGGAGGACCTCGAGAGGTCCGAGGAGCgtctcgcgaccgccaccgccaAGCTGTCTGAGGCCAGCCAGGCTGCCGATGAGTCCGAACG TGCCCGTAAGGTACTCGAGAACAGGTCGTTGGCCGATGAAGAGCGCATGGACGCCCTGGAGAACCAGCTGAAGGAAGCCAGGTTCCTCGCCGAGGAGGCTGACAAGAAATACGATGAG GTTGCTCGTAAGCTGGCCATGGTTGAGGCTGACTTGGAGCGCGCGGAGGAGCGTGCCGAATCCGGTGAATC CAAAATCGTCGAGCTTGAGGAGGAACTCCGTGTCGTTGGTAACAACCTGAAGTCCCTGGAAGTCTCCGAGGAGAAG GCTACGCAGAGGGAAGAGACTTACGAAGGTCAAGTAAAACTCCTGGACGCTCAACTGAAAGAG GCTGAGGCGCGTGCCGAATTCGCTGAGCGCTCCGTGCAGAAACTCCAGAAGGAGGTCGACAGGCTTGAAG ACGATCTGGTGGCCGAGCGCGAAAAGAGCAAACTCCTGCAGGAGGAGATGGAGGCCACGCTCCACGACATCCAGAACATGTGA
- the LOC142978998 gene encoding uncharacterized protein LOC142978998 isoform X9, with amino-acid sequence MKTKDGSHLCDYSATAFPPRMTVSQHGRRRCAAGRTAPSVVMSASAPHAHGRTPVRRRGHQHHPRLRGDRVPAPSAPANTSPSKLVALDSQTDDVVPCVNSVSESQEVTRTNSDDALSNRNTIEDYANIDDEIEFDSRIKDVESLDESDDEFSFREERSAGDGAEFTAVASDISDDDPETAELAKLRCTSECTEVLAERENRRRRRCADYPGLAFGSSIFSSDTMMKFSIIKNELQNIKNTALKRAESEVAALNRRIQLLEEDLERSEERLATATAKLSEASQAADESERARKVLENRSLADEERMDALENQLKEARFLAEEADKKYDEVARKLAMVEADLERAEERAESGESKIVELEEELRVVGNNLKSLEVSEEKAMASREHVEDKIHSLSQKLSQAEARAEFAERSVQKLQKEVDRLEDDLVAEREKSKLLQEEMEATLHDIQNM; translated from the exons ATGAAAACAAAAGACGGCAGCCATTTGTGCGACTACAGCGCCACGGCGTTTCCACCGAGAATGACAGTCAGTCAACATGGCCGACGCCGCTGCGCGGCCGGACGGACCGCGCCGAGCGTAGTAATGTCCGCGTCCGCGCCCCACGCCCACGGGCGCACCCCCGTGCGGCGCAGGGGGCATCAACACCACCCGCGGCTGAGGGGCGACCGCGTTCCCGCCCCCAGTGCGCCCGCAAACACAAGTCCGTCCAAACTAGTGGCCTTAGACAGTCAAACAGACGATGTTGTGCCTTGTGTCAATAGTGTTAGTGAATCTCAAGAAGTGACAAGGACGAATAGTGACGATGCACTTTCGAATCGAAACACAATCGAGGACTATGCGAATATTGATGATGAAATAGAATTCGATAGTAGAATAAAAGATGTGGAATCGCTAGATGAATCCGACGATGAATTTTCTTTCCGCGAAGAGCGGTCGGCGGGAGATGGCGCCGAATTCACGGCCGTCGCTTCAGATATATCAGATGATGATCCTGAGACGGCGGAGCTCGCGAAACTCAGGTGTACTAGCGAGTGTACTGAAGTTCTGGCCGAAAGAGAGAACAGGCGGAGGAGGAGATGTGCAGACTATCCGGGTCTGGCCTTCGGCAGTTCCATATTCTCCTCAGATACTATGATGAAATTTTCCATCATAAAGAATGAATTGCAGAATATCAAGAACACTGCATTAAAAAGG GCCGAATCCGAGGTGGCTGCCCTGAACCGACGCATCCAACTGCTGGAGGAGGACCTCGAGAGGTCCGAGGAGCgtctcgcgaccgccaccgccaAGCTGTCTGAGGCCAGCCAGGCTGCCGATGAGTCCGAACG TGCCCGTAAGGTACTCGAGAACAGGTCGTTGGCCGATGAAGAGCGCATGGACGCCCTGGAGAACCAGCTGAAGGAAGCCAGGTTCCTCGCCGAGGAGGCTGACAAGAAATACGATGAG GTTGCTCGTAAGCTGGCCATGGTTGAGGCTGACTTGGAGCGCGCGGAGGAGCGTGCCGAATCCGGTGAATC CAAAATCGTCGAGCTTGAGGAGGAACTCCGTGTCGTTGGTAACAACCTGAAGTCCCTGGAAGTCTCCGAGGAGAAG GCAATGGCGTCTCGCGAGCACGTCGAGGATAAGATCCACAGCCTCTCGCAGAAACTATCGCAA GCTGAGGCGCGTGCCGAATTCGCTGAGCGCTCCGTGCAGAAACTCCAGAAGGAGGTCGACAGGCTTGAAG ACGATCTGGTGGCCGAGCGCGAAAAGAGCAAACTCCTGCAGGAGGAGATGGAGGCCACGCTCCACGACATCCAGAACATGTGA
- the LOC142978998 gene encoding uncharacterized protein LOC142978998 isoform X11: MKTKDGSHLCDYSATAFPPRMTVSQHGRRRCAAGRTAPSVVMSASAPHAHGRTPVRRRGHQHHPRLRGDRVPAPSAPANTSPSKLVALDSQTDDVVPCVNSVSESQEVTRTNSDDALSNRNTIEDYANIDDEIEFDSRIKDVESLDESDDEFSFREERSAGDGAEFTAVASDISDDDPETAELAKLRCTSECTEVLAERENRRRRRCADYPGLAFGSSIFSSDTMMKFSIIKNELQNIKNTALKRAESEVAALNRRIQLLEEDLERSEERLATATAKLSEASQAADESERIRKALENRTNMEDDRVAILEAQLSQAKLIAEESDKKYEEICTALHQNYWPYACRTYASAHIT; this comes from the exons ATGAAAACAAAAGACGGCAGCCATTTGTGCGACTACAGCGCCACGGCGTTTCCACCGAGAATGACAGTCAGTCAACATGGCCGACGCCGCTGCGCGGCCGGACGGACCGCGCCGAGCGTAGTAATGTCCGCGTCCGCGCCCCACGCCCACGGGCGCACCCCCGTGCGGCGCAGGGGGCATCAACACCACCCGCGGCTGAGGGGCGACCGCGTTCCCGCCCCCAGTGCGCCCGCAAACACAAGTCCGTCCAAACTAGTGGCCTTAGACAGTCAAACAGACGATGTTGTGCCTTGTGTCAATAGTGTTAGTGAATCTCAAGAAGTGACAAGGACGAATAGTGACGATGCACTTTCGAATCGAAACACAATCGAGGACTATGCGAATATTGATGATGAAATAGAATTCGATAGTAGAATAAAAGATGTGGAATCGCTAGATGAATCCGACGATGAATTTTCTTTCCGCGAAGAGCGGTCGGCGGGAGATGGCGCCGAATTCACGGCCGTCGCTTCAGATATATCAGATGATGATCCTGAGACGGCGGAGCTCGCGAAACTCAGGTGTACTAGCGAGTGTACTGAAGTTCTGGCCGAAAGAGAGAACAGGCGGAGGAGGAGATGTGCAGACTATCCGGGTCTGGCCTTCGGCAGTTCCATATTCTCCTCAGATACTATGATGAAATTTTCCATCATAAAGAATGAATTGCAGAATATCAAGAACACTGCATTAAAAAGG GCCGAATCCGAGGTGGCTGCCCTGAACCGACGCATCCAACTGCTGGAGGAGGACCTCGAGAGGTCCGAGGAGCgtctcgcgaccgccaccgccaAGCTGTCTGAGGCCAGCCAGGCTGCCGATGAGTCCGAACG AATACGCAAGGCGCTGGAGAACCGAACCAATATGGAGGACGACCGGGTCGCCATCTTGGAGGCACAGTTGTCGCAGGCCAAGCTCATCGCCGAAGAGTCCGACAAGAAATACGAAGAG ATATGCACCGCATTACACCAGAATTACTGGCCGTATGCGTGCCGCACATATGCAAGCGCACACATCACCTAA